The following are encoded together in the Arthrobacter sp. Y-9 genome:
- a CDS encoding NADP-dependent oxidoreductase, which yields MRAFTVTRYQEPLREADVAEPSLGDHDLLVGVQAAGLNQLDEKIRLGEFKQLLPYKLPLVLGHDLAGTVLRVGAEVRGFKPGDQVYSRPRDGRIGTFAERIAVSEEDVALKPASLSMEEAGSLPLVALTAWQALVERGDVKPGQKVLIHAGAGGVGSIAIQLAKHLGATVATTASGANADFVRGLGADVVIDYRTQDFEQLLSGYDLVLDSLGGENLQKSLRILRPGGKAIGISGPPDPAFAREAGLNPVVRLAIAGLSAGIRRQAKKLGVSYEFLFMRASGEQLRRISALVDDGVLRPVVGEVFGFDQAPQALESLAKGGLRGKAVVTLADRPLPTTDPSIETAS from the coding sequence ATGCGAGCGTTCACCGTCACCAGATACCAGGAGCCACTGCGCGAAGCCGACGTCGCCGAGCCGTCCCTCGGCGACCACGACCTCCTCGTGGGGGTGCAGGCAGCCGGCCTCAACCAGCTGGACGAGAAGATCCGGCTCGGCGAGTTCAAGCAGCTCCTCCCGTACAAGCTCCCGTTGGTCCTCGGCCACGACCTCGCCGGGACCGTCCTCCGGGTCGGCGCCGAGGTGCGCGGCTTCAAGCCCGGCGATCAGGTCTACTCCCGTCCCCGCGATGGCCGCATCGGCACGTTCGCCGAACGCATCGCCGTCAGCGAGGAGGACGTGGCGCTGAAGCCCGCATCGCTGAGCATGGAAGAGGCCGGCTCACTGCCACTCGTGGCGCTGACCGCCTGGCAGGCGCTGGTGGAGCGGGGCGACGTGAAGCCGGGGCAGAAGGTTCTCATCCATGCCGGCGCCGGTGGGGTCGGCTCGATCGCCATCCAGCTTGCCAAGCATCTCGGCGCGACCGTCGCCACCACGGCGAGCGGCGCCAACGCCGATTTCGTCCGCGGCCTCGGGGCGGACGTCGTGATCGACTACCGCACCCAGGACTTCGAACAGCTTCTGAGCGGATACGACCTGGTGCTGGACAGCCTGGGCGGAGAGAACCTGCAGAAGTCGCTGCGCATCCTCCGGCCCGGCGGGAAGGCGATCGGGATCTCCGGCCCGCCCGATCCGGCGTTCGCCCGCGAAGCCGGCCTCAACCCGGTGGTGCGCCTAGCGATCGCCGGGCTCAGCGCCGGGATCCGCAGACAGGCGAAGAAGCTCGGCGTCAGCTACGAATTCCTCTTCATGCGCGCCAGTGGTGAGCAGTTGCGCCGGATCAGCGCATTGGTCGATGACGGCGTGCTGCGCCCGGTGGTTGGAGAGGTCTTCGGCTTCGACCAGGCCCCGCAGGCGCTGGAATCCCTCGCCAAGGGCGGCCTCCGCGGCAAAGCGGTCGTCACGCTGGCCGACCGGCCCCTGCCCACCACCGACCCTTCAATTGAGACGGCGTCATGA
- a CDS encoding alpha/beta hydrolase: MNHIDSQNGSGAADEPQVISYAMAPTRTVTAGGVTYAYRELGPKEGIPVVFFVHLAGTLDNWDPRIIDPIAANRHVITFDQPGVGASTGQVARSIEAMADDAYTFIRALGFTTIDVFSFSMGGMIAQDLALKHPGLIRRLVLTGTGPRGGKNMDKVVGTTYRDILRAALTRSDPKEFLFFNRDAAGKQAAKAFLKRLQERTADRDKPASTRALRVQLKAIQRFGRSAPSDLSKLTQPTLIANGDNDRMVPSALSWDLHHRIKGSELIIHPGSGHGGIFQFHAEFVPAAVEFLGD; this comes from the coding sequence ATGAACCACATCGACTCACAGAACGGATCGGGCGCGGCAGACGAACCCCAGGTCATCTCGTATGCGATGGCACCAACCCGGACAGTCACCGCCGGCGGCGTCACGTACGCCTACCGGGAGCTCGGACCGAAGGAAGGCATCCCGGTCGTGTTCTTCGTGCACCTCGCGGGAACCCTGGACAACTGGGACCCCCGGATCATCGATCCGATCGCGGCGAACCGCCACGTCATCACGTTCGATCAGCCCGGCGTCGGCGCCTCCACGGGACAGGTGGCCCGCAGCATCGAGGCGATGGCAGACGACGCCTACACCTTCATCCGGGCACTTGGTTTCACCACGATCGACGTCTTCTCCTTTTCGATGGGCGGCATGATCGCCCAGGACCTGGCCCTCAAGCATCCCGGCCTCATCCGCAGGCTGGTGCTGACGGGCACCGGGCCGCGCGGAGGCAAGAACATGGACAAGGTCGTCGGCACCACCTACCGGGACATCCTCCGCGCCGCACTGACCAGATCAGATCCCAAGGAGTTCCTGTTCTTCAACCGCGACGCCGCAGGAAAGCAGGCCGCGAAGGCGTTCTTGAAGCGCCTGCAGGAGCGCACGGCCGACCGGGACAAGCCGGCCAGCACCCGGGCGCTCAGGGTGCAGCTCAAGGCCATCCAGCGGTTCGGCCGCTCCGCGCCGTCGGACCTGTCGAAGCTCACCCAGCCCACCTTGATCGCGAACGGCGACAACGACCGCATGGTGCCGTCCGCCCTCTCCTGGGACCTTCACCACCGCATCAAGGGATCCGAGCTGATCATCCACCCCGGTTCCGGCCACGGCGGCATCTTCCAGTTCCACGCCGAGTTCGTTCCCGCCGCCGTCGAATTCCTGGGCGATTGA
- a CDS encoding TetR/AcrR family transcriptional regulator produces MPVAPQPLGRRERNKQQKLDRITAAAAELFAEHGVDDVTTQQIADKADIGTGTLFLYARTKGELLLLVQNAHYAEALERGRTDAEAASETLDAVMCIVRPIVECNRVQVDNGRTYLREMVFGDPAEPHHAEALSIVAQTEEAIADVLAREEPAGLSEAATRAHIISAIMFLGMAASENAALSTEAIVQDIKTQISVLLPTT; encoded by the coding sequence ATGCCTGTCGCGCCCCAGCCGCTCGGACGACGCGAGCGGAACAAGCAGCAGAAGCTCGATCGCATCACCGCCGCGGCCGCCGAACTGTTCGCCGAACACGGAGTCGATGATGTCACGACGCAGCAGATCGCCGACAAGGCCGACATCGGCACCGGCACCCTGTTCCTCTATGCCAGGACGAAGGGAGAGCTCCTCCTGCTCGTCCAGAACGCCCACTATGCCGAAGCGCTCGAGCGCGGCCGGACTGATGCAGAAGCGGCCTCGGAGACCCTCGACGCGGTGATGTGCATCGTGCGTCCCATCGTGGAATGCAACCGCGTCCAGGTCGACAACGGGCGCACCTACCTGCGGGAGATGGTCTTCGGGGACCCGGCCGAGCCGCACCACGCCGAGGCCCTGTCCATCGTCGCGCAGACCGAGGAGGCCATCGCCGACGTCCTGGCCCGAGAGGAGCCTGCCGGACTCTCGGAGGCCGCGACCAGGGCCCACATCATCTCGGCGATCATGTTCCTCGGCATGGCGGCAAGCGAGAACGCCGCGCTGAGCACGGAGGCGATCGTGCAGGACATCAAGACTCAGATCAGCGTTCTGCTGCCCACCACGTGA
- the dxs gene encoding 1-deoxy-D-xylulose-5-phosphate synthase: MGILEGIREPHDLQRLNQDQLEPLAAEIREFLISNVSQTGGHLGPNLGVVELTIALHRVFDSPVDSIVFDTGHQSYVHKLLTGRQDFATLRQQGGLSGYPDRGESEHDIVESSHASSSLSWADGISRARKLRGETDRYTVAVIGDGALTGGMAWEALNNIAADKDRKVVIVVNDNGRSYAPTVGGFADYLASLRPTIDAWRAKPGYEGAMNWWKSRLQEGGPVGQFTYKSLHAAKKGVKDWWAPQGMFEDLGLKYIGPVDGHDEAAVEEALRLARNFGGPVLVHTITEKGRGYAPARADEADQFHAVGVIDPETGLPTSSGGARSWTSVFGEEIAAIADERDDIVGITGAMLIPVGLSEMAARHPDRVIDVGIAEQHAVTMAAGLAFGGLHPVVAVYATFLNRAFDQLLMDVALHKAGVTLVLDRAGVTGPDGPSHHGMWDMAMVQTVPGLHLAAPRDASRLQEELREAVAIDDAPSVVRFSKGAVGPEVNAVERLKDGVDVLARPEDGQLENDVLLISVGALSELTLEVGERLAAHGITSTVVDPRWVLPVPRSIIALAARHRLVVCLEDGVRAGGVGSRIRQEMRAAGVDTALNEVGLPAEFLAHGTRGEVLERVGLTAQQVTHDVVAQVLGTKVPFARPLPGQQAPSTGSIPAL; the protein is encoded by the coding sequence TTGGGCATCTTGGAAGGTATCCGGGAACCGCATGATCTGCAGCGGCTGAATCAGGACCAGCTGGAGCCCCTCGCGGCGGAGATCCGCGAGTTCCTGATCAGCAACGTCTCGCAGACGGGTGGACATCTCGGTCCCAATCTGGGCGTCGTGGAGCTGACCATCGCGCTGCACCGGGTCTTCGATTCGCCCGTCGACTCCATCGTCTTCGACACCGGGCACCAGTCGTATGTGCACAAACTGCTCACCGGGCGGCAGGACTTCGCCACGCTCCGGCAGCAAGGCGGTCTCTCTGGTTACCCGGACCGCGGCGAATCCGAACACGACATCGTCGAGTCCTCGCACGCATCCTCCTCCCTGTCCTGGGCGGACGGCATCTCCCGCGCCCGGAAGCTGCGCGGGGAGACCGACCGCTACACGGTCGCCGTGATCGGCGACGGTGCCCTGACCGGCGGCATGGCCTGGGAGGCCCTGAACAACATCGCGGCCGACAAGGACCGCAAGGTGGTCATCGTCGTCAACGACAACGGCCGCTCCTATGCTCCGACCGTCGGCGGTTTCGCCGACTATCTCGCCTCGCTGCGTCCCACGATCGACGCCTGGCGCGCCAAGCCCGGCTACGAGGGCGCCATGAACTGGTGGAAGTCCCGTCTGCAGGAGGGCGGCCCCGTCGGCCAGTTCACCTACAAGAGCCTGCACGCCGCGAAGAAGGGCGTGAAGGACTGGTGGGCGCCCCAGGGCATGTTCGAGGATCTGGGTCTGAAGTACATCGGACCCGTGGACGGCCATGACGAGGCCGCCGTCGAGGAGGCGCTGCGCCTGGCCCGTAACTTCGGCGGACCGGTGCTGGTGCACACGATCACCGAGAAGGGCCGCGGCTATGCGCCAGCCCGCGCGGACGAGGCGGATCAGTTCCACGCCGTCGGCGTCATCGACCCGGAGACCGGCCTGCCGACTTCCAGTGGCGGCGCCCGGTCCTGGACGAGTGTCTTCGGCGAGGAGATCGCCGCGATCGCGGATGAGCGGGACGACATCGTCGGCATCACCGGCGCCATGCTGATCCCCGTGGGCCTCAGCGAGATGGCGGCCCGCCACCCTGATCGCGTGATCGATGTCGGCATCGCCGAGCAGCACGCCGTCACCATGGCGGCCGGACTGGCTTTCGGCGGCCTGCACCCCGTGGTCGCCGTGTATGCGACTTTCCTGAACCGTGCCTTCGACCAGCTGCTGATGGATGTCGCCCTGCACAAGGCCGGGGTGACCCTGGTGCTTGACCGTGCGGGCGTCACCGGTCCCGATGGACCCAGCCACCACGGCATGTGGGACATGGCCATGGTCCAGACCGTGCCGGGCCTGCACCTCGCGGCACCCCGCGATGCGAGCCGGCTTCAGGAAGAGCTGCGGGAAGCCGTCGCGATCGACGACGCGCCCAGCGTGGTCCGCTTTTCCAAGGGCGCGGTGGGTCCCGAGGTCAACGCCGTGGAGCGTCTCAAGGACGGCGTGGACGTGCTCGCCCGGCCCGAGGACGGGCAGCTGGAGAACGATGTGCTGCTCATCTCGGTCGGCGCCCTGAGCGAGCTGACGCTCGAGGTGGGGGAGCGGCTCGCCGCTCATGGCATCACGTCCACCGTGGTCGACCCCCGCTGGGTGCTTCCCGTGCCCCGCTCGATCATCGCCCTCGCCGCGCGCCACCGGCTGGTCGTGTGCCTGGAGGACGGCGTCCGCGCGGGCGGCGTCGGGTCCAGGATCCGCCAGGAGATGCGGGCCGCCGGCGTCGACACGGCGCTGAACGAGGTCGGGCTTCCGGCGGAGTTCCTCGCGCACGGCACGCGCGGCGAAGTTCTCGAGCGCGTCGGCCTGACGGCGCAGCAGGTGACGCACGACGTCGTCGCGCAGGTTCTCGGCACGAAGGTCCCCTTCGCGCGCCCCCTCCCGGGTCAGCAGGCGCCCAGCACGGGAAGCATTCCCGCACTGTGA